GATGCGGGTGAGGTCGCCGCGGCCGCGCTCCACCTTGGGCCAGGGGGTGTCGAGGAGGGCGTTGCTGAGGCCGTGCACCCCCCGCTCCACGCGGACCGGACCCGGCGCACGGTTGGAGAGCCACCACACGCCACCCGCATCGCCGGCCAGGAGGTTGAAACCATTCCACTCGTCCGCACGTGGAGCGAGTGCGGACAGGTACGACTCCGCGGAGCCCGCGCCGCGCAGGAAATCGGCGACCAGCCAGCCGCGCGAGGGGGCGTCCGGGCGCTGCGGCACGGCGGGCTCGCGCACGTTGGTGACGGCGGCCCAGCGCCCGTCGCGCGCCACGCCCAGCCAGGTGCCGAGTCCCTCGAGGTCGCGCCCCGCGAGCACGCCCGGCGCATCGCTCCACCACGCTGCGGGCGCGGCGGGGCGGTCGTAGCGCTCGTCGCGGTTGGCGGCGAGCACCAGCGGGAACGTGGAATGCATCTCGCAGGCGAGCAGGATCAGGCACATCGGGGATGGCGCCAAGTATGGGATTCGCTTAGATTTGAGGGCGCCGCGACGCCCGCGGCCCGCCGCAATCTAACGCGGCGAAGCCCCGCCGGCAGCCGCCCTCCGCGGCCCGTTCCACACCCTGATCGAAAACCCGACGAGGACGATGCTTCACCACCGGACCCATCTCCTGGCACCCGAGCACGACTGGGTCGTGTTCGTGCACGGAGCCGGCGGCAGCTCGTCCATCTGGTACCGGCAGGTGCGCGAGTTCCGCAAGCACTTCAACGTGCTGCTGGTGGACCTGCGCGGCCACGGCGAGTCGCGCGAGCCGCTCCACCTGTGGAAGCAGCACGAGGACTACACCTTCGAGGCCGTCTCGCGCGAGATCCTGGAGGTGATGGACCACCTGCAGATCCCCGCCGCGCACTTCGTGGGGATCTCGCTGGGGTGCATCGTCATCCGCCAGCTCGCGGAGATGGCGCCGGGCCGGGTGCGCTCGATGGTCCTCGGCGGCGCCGTCACGCGCCTGGATCTGCGCTCGCGCGTGCTGGTGCACGCGGGCGACTGGGTGAAGCGCATCGTCCCCTTCATGTGGCTGTACCGCCTTTTCGCGTGGATCATCATGCCGCGGCGCCGCCATCGCGAGAGCCGCTCGCTCTTCGTGAACGAGGCCCGCAAGCTGGCGCAGAAGGAGTTCCTGCGCTGGTGGCGCCTGACGCTGGAGGTTACGCCGCTGCTGCGCCTCTTCGAGGAGCGCGAGATCCCTATCCCCACGCTCTACCTGATGGGCGACGAGGACCACATGTTCCTTCCCCCCGTGCGGCGCATCGCGGAGAAGCACCGCGCCTTCACCACGCTG
This sequence is a window from Longimicrobium sp.. Protein-coding genes within it:
- a CDS encoding NRDE family protein; translation: MCLILLACEMHSTFPLVLAANRDERYDRPAAPAAWWSDAPGVLAGRDLEGLGTWLGVARDGRWAAVTNVREPAVPQRPDAPSRGWLVADFLRGAGSAESYLSALAPRADEWNGFNLLAGDAGGVWWLSNRAPGPVRVERGVHGLSNALLDTPWPKVERGRGDLTRILAGPEDAMEASLFGTLALRDPAPDERLPDTGVGLDAERMLSSLFISSVAYGTRASTVLRIRRDGRIFLTERTIDPGSGRWTEVRHEFGARLAS
- a CDS encoding alpha/beta hydrolase, whose protein sequence is MLHHRTHLLAPEHDWVVFVHGAGGSSSIWYRQVREFRKHFNVLLVDLRGHGESREPLHLWKQHEDYTFEAVSREILEVMDHLQIPAAHFVGISLGCIVIRQLAEMAPGRVRSMVLGGAVTRLDLRSRVLVHAGDWVKRIVPFMWLYRLFAWIIMPRRRHRESRSLFVNEARKLAQKEFLRWWRLTLEVTPLLRLFEEREIPIPTLYLMGDEDHMFLPPVRRIAEKHRAFTTLTVVEDSGHVVNVDQANRFNRLAIDFMRGLRPAA